Part of the Pirellulaceae bacterium genome is shown below.
ATCTGCTAGGTCCCTCGCTCTATACGGAAGAGAGCTTGACACCCTATCAACATGCGGACGAAGTTCCGCAAACGGTGAGTGAGCTTTGGAAGGACTACGATGCGCGGAAGGAAGGGCTCGACATCAAGGTTATCAAAGAGTGGAAGACCGCTGGAGTTGTCACCCGTTACCTGACTTTCAAGGTTGGAACGTTTCGGGGAGCCGATGCACGGATCGCCGCCTACTACTGCTTTCCTGACAATGGCCGGAAGAACGCAGCGTTTGTCTGGAGCCATGGCGGCGGCCAGCGAGCGGAGCGGGGACGTGGGATTTATTTCGCGAAGCAGGGCTTTGCGACGATTGACATCAATTGGCTTGGCAGGCCCATGGAGCTTGGAATCGATGTGAACACCAACTGGGGAAAGGTTGATCCGACGCAAGGCCCGCGCTTTTACTCTAAAGCCTTGAGGAAAGGCTGGAAACCGAACCTTCAACCCGATGAGTGCTCCATTGACCCAGTCCCCAGCCCGCGCAATTCCAACTGGTTCCTGTTGACCGTCGCGGCCAGACGAGCCATCACTTTTCTAGAACAGCAGCCGGAAGTCGACCCGGAACGGATCGGTTGTGCTGGCTACTCAATGGGCGGCATGATTACGGCGCTGACAGCCATTGATTCACGGATCCGGGCGGTGGTTCCCTTTGTGGGTGGCTCGGGATTCAAGTATGTGGACTTCCCGGGAGGAATCACAGGGAGCAGCATTCGGCAGCACTTTCAAGATTTGGAGCTGTACAAAAAAACCATCGACGCTAGCGCATATTGGCCGCTCGTGCAATGTCCCGTGCTCTTTATTAGTTCGTCCAATGATTTTCATTCGGCGTTCGAGCGGATTTATCAATCGATGGATTTGTTGAAACATCGAGATTGGCGCGTCAGTACGAACATTCATCAGAACCACGGACCTGGACCTGAACAGTGGGTATTGTTGAATCTTTGGTTCAATCAATATCTGAAGGGCATTGAGCAGAACTTACCCGTTACACCGCCTTCGACGTTCAGCGTGGATGCCGACCGGGCTACGTTTACTGTTACTCCAGCTGATCCATCCCGTTTGGTTAGCACGGAGATCTATTTCAGTTACGACCCGAATGCGAGAACTCGGTTTTGGGGGAGAGCCGAGGCAGAGCGGGAAGGTCAAAGCTGGTCGGTAGGGTTGCCGGTCTATGCGGATCTACCAATCTATGTATTTGCCCTATGTCGATATCGTCTTCCGCATCTGGTACAGCTTGAACATGGGGAGACTTCAACGTTCGTATTGAATTCTGCCGAACATTCGATTGTTCCGGATCAAGTTAATCTGAAATCACTGGCAACATTACCAAAAACTCATGTGTTTGAGGACTTTCGGAATGGTATGCAAGACTGGTCCTCAAGAGATCAAAGAAGCATCAGGACTTATAAGTTTCAGAGTCCTGATCTTGATCGGTCGAACCACAAGAAGCTTGCTTTCACGATTGATCCCCAAGGAAAACGACTTTTGCTTCGACTGACGGCCGAAAGTCGTTTCCTGGCCAGGGCCGATAATCTTGGAGACTTTACGCTGGTTAAAACGATCGAAGGTGACGGACCGCAGCAACTCATTATCGGTACAGATGATTTCAAGAGCGTCAACGGAAAGCCTCTCGAATGGTCGAAGATCGCGACATTTCAAATCGCAATCGTTGATGAACAAAGTAAACAGAAAATCGACCTCACCTCCAAACAAGGCCATGCCGTCTTGCAGTTGATCGAATTAGTTGACTGAGAGCGGAGCAGAGGACGTCGCTTGAGCCCTCATCTGGCGGGATACCCTTTTGGCTGCTGTTGCGTGGGTGCCCTGGAAACGACCGCTTTGCTATCTCATGGTCCACTTCTGATGGAGGGTTAATTGAGTTGTTCTCTTCGTGTTGTTAGCGAGAGATTGACAAAGGTTTTTCGCTGTGACAAAAGATCCATGTGCATGGCGTCAGCGTCGTGATTCGGTTCGAATTCCTGCTGTTTACATGAGTGAAAAAAAATGTTATTCCACGGTTCGTTTCTAGCCACCTGAGGGGTCGTGTCATTACTACTCACCAATCCATCAGCGAAGATGCCACAGAGCAGCCGCCAAAGCCAAGGTTGCGAGTCGGCGTATTGGTGGATGAGCTAACGCAGCCTCGATGGAAATACGAGATTCTCTTAGGCATTCTGAAGTCTGAATACGCTGATATCGTTGTGCTGGCCTGCGAACAATCAGGGGCTCTTATTCCTGACCCTCTCTCGCAGCTCTGGCGAAATCGTCGTGAACTGTTTTACTCGCTTTACCGAAAAGTGGACGATCTTCTTTTTCGAGCGACCCCCGATGCTTTCGAAGCAAAGGATCTCAATCAACTAGAGCTCGACTGTCCAATCATTGAGATGGACACAAGACAGGCAGGTGCTGCAAAATATTTTGCGGCGAAGGATATCGATCGCCTTGTCGATTCTAAGCTGGACGTGTTGTTGCAGTTGAGTAGTTCTGGCTTGCAAGGTGATATCTTACAAGTCGCCCGTCACGGTGTTTGGTCGTATCATTTTGGTGAGAGCCCATCCAGCCGAACTGAGTTGGCTTGTTTTTGGGAAGTGATGACCGGTAGTCTAATGACCCGTTCGGTGTTACAGCAGATCAAGGAAAAACCGGAAGACAGTCACATTCTATATCGCTCGTATGCGAGTACCGACAAAAAGTCAGTGCGGCGCAATTGCAATAACGTGTTTTGGAAGTCGTCGGAGTTTGTTGCACGCTGCTTGCGGGATCTGCACGCGTCCGGGAAAGTTCCGAGCGTTTCGAATTCGGGTGGGTGTCGTCCTGATAGCGATCGGTCTCCTGAGGTGCCAACCAATTCGGTGATGGTGCGCATGACGAGTCGAATCGCGGCTAAGTATTTACGCGAAAAATGTTGTGATCTACAGAGTCAGGGTCATTGGACTCTGTTCTATCAAATCGAGAAAGCAAACTCCGCTGAATTGGCCCCCCAACTAGATCGCTTTGAACGGTTAGTGTCGCCCAAGGATCGCTTTTGGGCTGATCCGTTTGTTTGGTACCGGGAT
Proteins encoded:
- a CDS encoding dienelactone hydrolase family protein; protein product: MQLVKLALILNLLGPSLYTEESLTPYQHADEVPQTVSELWKDYDARKEGLDIKVIKEWKTAGVVTRYLTFKVGTFRGADARIAAYYCFPDNGRKNAAFVWSHGGGQRAERGRGIYFAKQGFATIDINWLGRPMELGIDVNTNWGKVDPTQGPRFYSKALRKGWKPNLQPDECSIDPVPSPRNSNWFLLTVAARRAITFLEQQPEVDPERIGCAGYSMGGMITALTAIDSRIRAVVPFVGGSGFKYVDFPGGITGSSIRQHFQDLELYKKTIDASAYWPLVQCPVLFISSSNDFHSAFERIYQSMDLLKHRDWRVSTNIHQNHGPGPEQWVLLNLWFNQYLKGIEQNLPVTPPSTFSVDADRATFTVTPADPSRLVSTEIYFSYDPNARTRFWGRAEAEREGQSWSVGLPVYADLPIYVFALCRYRLPHLVQLEHGETSTFVLNSAEHSIVPDQVNLKSLATLPKTHVFEDFRNGMQDWSSRDQRSIRTYKFQSPDLDRSNHKKLAFTIDPQGKRLLLRLTAESRFLARADNLGDFTLVKTIEGDGPQQLIIGTDDFKSVNGKPLEWSKIATFQIAIVDEQSKQKIDLTSKQGHAVLQLIELVD